The Deltaproteobacteria bacterium genome window below encodes:
- a CDS encoding shikimate kinase, with protein MVTNVVLTGFMGTGKTAVGRALADRLGIAFIDTDELVVEEAGMSIPEIFARCGEARFRELERGVIERLTAGPGPGAVVSTGGGAVVDAVSRRRLKEWGLVVCLTASVDAILERTASCKERPLLARGGRREVERLLRQRREAYGDSHLVIDTTELSVGEVVDLIMETIGKRKG; from the coding sequence ATGGTTACAAACGTGGTGCTCACCGGTTTCATGGGCACCGGCAAGACGGCGGTCGGCAGGGCCCTGGCCGACCGTCTCGGCATCGCCTTCATCGACACCGACGAGCTCGTAGTCGAGGAGGCGGGCATGAGCATACCGGAGATATTCGCCCGCTGCGGCGAGGCCCGCTTCCGCGAGCTCGAGCGGGGGGTCATAGAGCGCCTCACGGCAGGCCCCGGCCCAGGGGCGGTGGTGAGCACCGGAGGAGGCGCGGTCGTCGACGCCGTCAGCAGGCGGCGTCTCAAGGAATGGGGCCTCGTGGTCTGCCTTACGGCCTCGGTGGACGCCATCCTCGAGCGCACGGCCTCGTGCAAGGAGCGGCCGCTCCTTGCAAGGGGCGGGAGGCGCGAGGTCGAGAGGCTTCTGAGGCAGCGGCGGGAGGCTTACGGGGACTCCCACCTCGTCATCGACACCACGGAGCTCTCTGTCGGCGAGGTGGTCGATCTGATAATGGAGACCATCGGGAAAAGGAAAGGCTGA
- a CDS encoding 3-dehydroquinate synthase yields MRSITVELGGRSYPIMIEDGILEQVGPAMARLGLAGRCTVVTNPTVGGLYAETVLRSMREGGLEPLVVEIPDGEEYKTLDVAATVYDRMIEARMERTSPVVALGGGVVGDLAGFVAATYLRGVPYVQVPTTLLAQVDSSVGGKTAVNHRLGKNLIGAFHQPAAVFIDPAALATLPRRDFRAGLAEVVKYGVIEDARFFEFLETNTDAILGAAPELESAIARSCEIKARIVSCDETEQGLRAVLNLGHTFGHAIETLAGYGEVRHGEAVAVGMVMAAALSVRLGLCDDGVAGRIRRLVGGLGLPVERPPLPAGSILDAMRVDKKVKAGRIRFVLVEDIGRVVIREVDDAELSDFLGH; encoded by the coding sequence ATGCGCTCGATAACGGTGGAGCTGGGCGGACGCTCCTACCCCATAATGATAGAGGACGGCATCCTTGAGCAGGTCGGGCCGGCCATGGCGCGGCTGGGGCTTGCGGGCCGCTGCACGGTTGTGACCAACCCCACGGTCGGGGGGCTCTACGCCGAGACGGTGCTTCGCTCCATGAGGGAAGGGGGGCTTGAACCCCTCGTCGTCGAGATACCCGACGGCGAGGAGTACAAGACCCTCGATGTGGCCGCCACGGTCTACGACAGGATGATAGAGGCGAGGATGGAGCGGACGAGCCCGGTGGTGGCGCTCGGCGGCGGCGTGGTGGGGGACCTTGCCGGCTTCGTGGCGGCCACCTATCTGCGCGGAGTGCCCTACGTGCAGGTGCCGACGACCCTGCTTGCGCAGGTGGACAGCTCCGTGGGCGGCAAGACGGCGGTCAACCACCGTCTCGGCAAGAACCTCATAGGCGCCTTCCACCAGCCGGCGGCGGTCTTCATCGATCCCGCGGCGCTTGCAACGCTGCCGCGCCGCGACTTCAGGGCCGGACTCGCCGAGGTGGTCAAGTACGGCGTCATCGAGGACGCCCGCTTCTTCGAGTTCCTCGAGACAAACACCGACGCCATACTCGGGGCCGCGCCGGAGCTTGAGAGCGCCATAGCCCGCTCCTGCGAGATAAAGGCCCGCATCGTCTCCTGCGACGAGACCGAGCAGGGACTGCGGGCGGTGCTCAATCTCGGCCACACCTTCGGCCACGCCATCGAGACCCTCGCAGGCTACGGCGAGGTGCGCCACGGCGAGGCCGTGGCCGTCGGCATGGTCATGGCCGCCGCCCTCTCGGTAAGACTCGGCCTCTGCGACGACGGCGTTGCCGGGCGGATAAGGAGGCTCGTCGGGGGCCTCGGGCTCCCGGTGGAGAGACCGCCCCTGCCGGCCGGATCGATCCTCGATGCCATGCGGGTAGACAAGAAGGTGAAGGCGGGCCGCATACGCTTCGTCCTCGTCGAGGACATAGGCCGTGTGGTCATAAGGGAGGTGGACGACGCGGAGCTTTCGGACTTTCTCGGACATTGA
- a CDS encoding aminopeptidase P family protein, with translation MSPAGSGGARRRLAALRRRLDGLGVDALIVADPDNIRYLTGFTGSSATLVVGRRRAVLLTDGRYRIQAARECRGIARRITRDAAAETAGIVEEWGASRVGFESAALSYGRYERLRAALRRAARLKPLADAVESLRLIKEASEIDALRAAAGLAALGFDEAERLIRPGATELEVAAGVEAAVRRRGAEGMAFETIVASGERCALPHARPTMKKIRKGELVLVDMGVRLEGYNSDNTRVYAVGRATRLQRDVYALVREAQERAVEAAAPGVAAEAVDAAARAVIRKAGYGRRFGHGTGHGVGLKVHEGPSIAPGSGAVLAQGMVFTVEPGVYIEGWGGVRIEDMVVLTGRGCEKITDAPGGLRVL, from the coding sequence GTGAGCCCGGCCGGCAGCGGCGGTGCGAGGAGGAGGCTCGCGGCCCTGCGCCGCAGGCTCGACGGCCTCGGAGTGGACGCGCTGATAGTCGCCGACCCCGACAACATACGCTACCTCACGGGCTTTACGGGCTCGAGCGCCACGCTTGTCGTCGGCCGGAGAAGGGCCGTGCTCCTCACCGACGGCCGCTACAGGATCCAGGCGGCCCGCGAGTGCCGGGGGATCGCAAGGCGCATAACGCGCGACGCCGCGGCGGAGACGGCCGGGATCGTGGAGGAGTGGGGGGCGTCGAGGGTCGGCTTCGAGAGCGCTGCGCTCAGCTACGGCCGTTACGAGAGGCTGCGGGCGGCGCTGCGTCGGGCGGCGCGGCTGAAGCCGCTCGCAGACGCCGTGGAGTCGCTGCGGCTCATCAAGGAGGCTTCGGAGATCGACGCCCTGAGGGCGGCCGCGGGGCTCGCCGCCCTGGGCTTTGACGAGGCCGAGAGGCTCATAAGGCCCGGCGCTACGGAGCTCGAGGTGGCCGCCGGCGTGGAGGCCGCCGTGCGCAGGCGCGGCGCCGAGGGCATGGCCTTCGAGACCATAGTGGCCTCGGGGGAGCGCTGCGCCCTGCCCCACGCCCGTCCGACGATGAAGAAGATAAGGAAGGGCGAGCTCGTGCTCGTCGACATGGGCGTGAGACTCGAGGGCTACAACTCGGACAACACGAGGGTCTACGCCGTGGGCAGGGCCACGAGGCTCCAGAGGGACGTCTACGCCCTGGTGCGCGAGGCCCAGGAACGGGCCGTGGAGGCGGCGGCGCCGGGTGTCGCGGCGGAAGCGGTGGACGCCGCCGCAAGGGCCGTCATAAGGAAGGCGGGATACGGCCGCCGCTTCGGCCACGGCACGGGCCACGGCGTGGGGCTCAAGGTCCACGAGGGACCGAGCATCGCGCCGGGAAGCGGTGCCGTTCTCGCGCAGGGCATGGTCTTCACCGTCGAGCCCGGCGTCTACATCGAGGGATGGGGCGGCGTGCGCATCGAGGACATGGTGGTCCTCACCGGGCGGGGATGCGAAAAGATCACCGACGCACCCGGCGGGCTCCGGGTGCTTTGA
- the accB gene encoding acetyl-CoA carboxylase biotin carboxyl carrier protein, with translation MKLKDIRAIYRFLRDTDIVEIEVESEGGRLRIKRACGEAAPERAAEPAAAAAEAPAPEPAKENHRMVTSPMVGTFYRAPSPEAPPFVEVGSTVKKGQVLCIIEAMKIMNEVEAEFAGRVVSILVDNGQPVEYGEPIFCIEPFE, from the coding sequence ATGAAATTAAAGGACATAAGGGCCATTTACAGGTTCCTGAGGGATACCGATATAGTCGAGATCGAGGTGGAGAGCGAGGGCGGCAGGCTCAGGATAAAGAGGGCCTGCGGCGAGGCCGCGCCGGAGAGGGCCGCGGAGCCCGCCGCCGCTGCTGCCGAGGCCCCGGCTCCGGAGCCGGCAAAGGAGAACCACCGCATGGTGACCTCTCCCATGGTGGGAACCTTCTACCGCGCCCCGTCGCCCGAGGCCCCGCCCTTTGTCGAGGTGGGCTCGACGGTGAAGAAGGGCCAGGTGCTCTGCATCATAGAGGCCATGAAGATAATGAACGAGGTGGAGGCCGAGTTCGCCGGCAGGGTCGTATCCATCCTCGTCGACAACGGCCAGCCCGTCGAGTACGGCGAGCCCATCTTCTGTATCGAACCCTTCGAGTGA
- the accC gene encoding acetyl-CoA carboxylase biotin carboxylase subunit: protein MFKKILIANRGEIAVRIIRACKELGIKTVAVYSTVDRDSLHIRLADEAICIGPASPADSYLNISSLISSMEVADAEAVHPGYGFLAESAEFAEICENCGVKFIGPASPTMRLMGNKVLAKKEAERAGVPVLPWSDGGLADENEAIEVARRIGFPVIIKAAAGGGGRGMKLVHTQASLANAFSLARREAVSAFGSDEIFIERFCEEPRHIEIQIMADEHGNVVHLGERECSIQRRHQKILEEAPSVGVDEGLRREMGETAVKLARAIGYVNMGTVEFLLDKDKRYYFMEMNTRIQVEHPVTEMVTGIDLIKEQIRIAAGEKLRIGQDDVTISGHSIECRINAEDPKTMLPSPGTITELSVPGGPGVRLDSAIYSNYTVPSHYDSLLAKLIVHAADRHEAIAKMSRALEEFYVGGIKTNIPLHLEIMRDHDFINGDVDIDFLSRFM, encoded by the coding sequence ATGTTCAAGAAGATACTGATAGCCAACCGCGGCGAGATAGCCGTGAGGATAATAAGGGCCTGCAAGGAGCTCGGCATAAAGACCGTGGCCGTCTACTCGACGGTGGACAGGGACTCGCTCCACATAAGGCTCGCCGACGAGGCCATATGCATAGGACCGGCCTCTCCGGCCGACAGCTACCTCAACATCTCTTCGCTCATAAGCTCCATGGAGGTGGCCGACGCCGAGGCCGTGCATCCGGGGTACGGTTTCCTCGCCGAGAGCGCCGAGTTCGCCGAGATCTGCGAGAACTGCGGCGTGAAGTTCATCGGCCCCGCCTCGCCGACCATGAGGCTCATGGGCAACAAGGTCCTTGCCAAGAAGGAGGCCGAGCGGGCCGGCGTGCCGGTGCTGCCATGGAGCGACGGCGGGCTGGCCGACGAGAACGAGGCCATAGAGGTGGCAAGGCGCATAGGCTTTCCCGTCATCATAAAGGCCGCCGCCGGGGGCGGAGGCCGGGGCATGAAGCTCGTCCACACCCAGGCGAGCCTGGCCAACGCCTTCAGCCTCGCACGGCGCGAGGCCGTCTCGGCCTTCGGCAGCGACGAGATATTCATCGAGCGCTTCTGCGAGGAGCCCCGCCACATAGAGATACAGATAATGGCCGACGAGCATGGAAACGTCGTCCACCTCGGCGAGCGCGAGTGCTCCATTCAGCGTCGCCATCAGAAGATACTCGAGGAAGCCCCGTCGGTCGGCGTGGACGAGGGACTCCGCCGCGAGATGGGCGAGACGGCCGTCAAGCTCGCAAGGGCCATCGGTTACGTCAACATGGGCACCGTCGAATTCCTCCTCGACAAGGACAAGCGCTACTACTTCATGGAGATGAACACCCGCATCCAGGTCGAGCACCCCGTGACCGAGATGGTCACGGGCATCGACCTCATAAAGGAGCAGATACGGATCGCCGCCGGCGAGAAGCTGCGGATCGGCCAGGACGACGTGACCATAAGCGGCCACAGCATCGAGTGCAGGATAAACGCCGAGGACCCGAAGACGATGCTCCCCTCGCCGGGCACCATAACCGAGCTCAGCGTGCCCGGAGGGCCGGGCGTGCGCCTCGACTCGGCCATTTACAGCAACTACACCGTGCCGAGCCACTACGACTCGCTGCTCGCCAAACTCATAGTGCACGCCGCCGACCGCCACGAGGCCATCGCCAAGATGAGCCGCGCCCTCGAGGAGTTCTACGTGGGCGGCATAAAGACCAACATCCCGCTCCACCTCGAGATCATGCGAGACCACGACTTCATCAACGGCGATGTGGACATAGACTTTTTGTCCAGATTCATGTAG
- a CDS encoding lipoate--protein ligase family protein, with the protein MERWRLILDGKHGGARNMAVDEAMLAVFGSGGTLRPTLRLYGWEEPTLSIGYLQRTSDFEAAALPLVRRITGGRAVLHHREVTYAVVAGAKSGPLAGGISAAYEAVSRALVEALRGLGVDARWARPQRGGTVVPRACFHAPNRFEVLARGRKIAGSAQRRSGAVFLQHGSILVSMERDLNERVFGAALLEKMTSVEDETGAGDEEALREGLVEAFARTLSVDFQEAGLTEDERELASALEASRYSTREWNLGGDAAPKEALINYPEGTFL; encoded by the coding sequence ATGGAGAGATGGAGGCTTATTCTCGACGGGAAGCATGGCGGCGCGCGTAACATGGCCGTCGACGAGGCCATGCTGGCGGTCTTCGGGTCGGGAGGTACGCTCCGGCCCACGCTGAGGCTATACGGCTGGGAGGAGCCCACGCTCTCCATAGGGTATCTGCAGCGGACCAGTGACTTCGAAGCCGCCGCCCTGCCCCTGGTGCGCAGGATTACGGGGGGACGTGCCGTGCTCCATCATCGCGAGGTCACCTACGCCGTTGTGGCCGGGGCGAAGAGCGGCCCCCTCGCGGGCGGAATAAGCGCCGCCTACGAGGCCGTGAGCCGGGCCCTGGTGGAGGCGCTCAGGGGGCTCGGCGTCGACGCCCGCTGGGCGAGACCGCAGCGGGGCGGGACCGTGGTGCCGAGGGCCTGCTTCCATGCCCCCAACCGCTTCGAGGTCCTTGCGCGGGGAAGGAAGATCGCCGGCAGCGCCCAGCGGCGAAGCGGCGCCGTCTTCCTCCAGCACGGCTCCATACTCGTCTCCATGGAAAGGGACCTCAACGAGAGGGTCTTCGGGGCCGCGCTCCTTGAAAAGATGACCTCCGTGGAAGACGAGACCGGCGCAGGCGACGAAGAGGCGCTGCGAGAGGGCCTGGTGGAGGCCTTTGCGCGCACCCTCTCCGTGGACTTCCAGGAAGCGGGACTCACCGAGGACGAGAGGGAGCTGGCCTCCGCGCTCGAGGCCTCCAGGTATTCGACGCGGGAGTGGAACCTCGGGGGCGACGCTGCGCCCAAGGAAGCTCTGATTAATTACCCTGAGGGAACCTTTTTGTAA
- a CDS encoding tetratricopeptide repeat protein yields the protein MADKEKLIDRALKYVHKGYLDRALAEYRKVLEIDPMDTAVRLRIGDIHIKMGRREEAIEEYGEVAKYNTQKGFYLKAIAVYKQILKLDENNLDIHYKLADLYTRQRLIADAVAEYGYIVNHFEKKGKSAEVMDLLKKMVEIAPDNAGVRLKLAEKYRQMGYKEDAVSECLWVADRLVSKERYDKAEKVLLDFLADEPGEVRILGKLVALCESTGRDEDFARYAKELAALYAGRGDGAKALELYEAVLARFPGDEQSRKFVEEARGRAEAAAPPERPAASSAGAGEEEAADEPLVDFPDDEFDEEEAADEIEFTVEDLDEADRAEGAEIRLEAEEGMEVVEPEEIIELEEAEVVEEAAWPAAEQQTAPAGPGAEGDGYVDLARELGIEEVAESLAGSWAGRQSGEDVEEFKDDVGEQLGREDAETHFNLGIAYMEMELYENAVREFTVALRDRSCEFECYTRLGHCSMALGRPDDAVRYFLKCLKVEGMDKEARKAVMYELAMAYEASGRRNEALEIFSSVHQSDPGYRNVAEDVRRLADEIETGPPTADEMIEVELI from the coding sequence ATGGCTGACAAGGAGAAGCTCATAGACAGGGCCCTCAAGTATGTGCACAAGGGTTATCTCGACAGGGCGCTGGCCGAGTATCGCAAGGTCCTGGAGATAGACCCAATGGACACGGCCGTGCGCCTTCGCATAGGCGACATCCACATAAAGATGGGCCGCAGGGAGGAGGCCATCGAGGAGTACGGCGAGGTGGCCAAGTACAACACCCAGAAGGGCTTTTACCTCAAGGCCATCGCCGTATACAAGCAGATACTCAAGCTCGACGAAAACAACCTCGACATCCACTACAAGCTCGCCGACCTGTACACCAGACAGCGCCTCATAGCCGACGCCGTGGCCGAGTACGGCTACATCGTCAACCACTTCGAGAAGAAGGGCAAGAGCGCCGAGGTCATGGACCTGCTCAAGAAGATGGTCGAGATAGCCCCCGACAACGCCGGCGTGCGGCTGAAGCTTGCCGAGAAGTACCGGCAGATGGGCTACAAGGAGGACGCCGTCTCCGAGTGCCTCTGGGTGGCCGACAGGCTCGTCTCCAAGGAGCGCTACGACAAGGCCGAGAAGGTGCTGCTCGACTTCCTCGCCGATGAGCCCGGAGAGGTCAGGATCCTGGGCAAGCTCGTCGCTCTCTGCGAGAGTACGGGCAGGGACGAGGACTTCGCAAGATACGCAAAGGAGCTCGCCGCGCTGTACGCCGGCCGGGGCGATGGGGCGAAGGCGCTCGAGCTCTACGAGGCGGTGCTCGCACGCTTCCCCGGCGACGAGCAGAGCAGGAAGTTCGTGGAGGAAGCCCGCGGCCGGGCCGAAGCGGCCGCTCCGCCGGAGCGGCCCGCCGCCTCTTCCGCCGGCGCAGGGGAGGAAGAGGCCGCCGACGAGCCGCTCGTCGACTTTCCCGACGACGAATTCGACGAGGAAGAGGCCGCCGACGAGATCGAGTTCACCGTCGAGGACCTTGACGAAGCCGACAGGGCAGAGGGGGCGGAGATACGGCTCGAGGCGGAAGAGGGCATGGAGGTGGTCGAGCCCGAGGAGATAATCGAGCTTGAAGAGGCCGAGGTGGTGGAAGAGGCCGCCTGGCCGGCCGCGGAGCAGCAGACGGCCCCGGCCGGCCCCGGAGCCGAGGGCGACGGCTACGTGGACCTCGCCAGGGAGCTCGGCATAGAGGAGGTGGCCGAGAGCCTCGCCGGTTCCTGGGCCGGACGGCAGAGCGGCGAAGACGTGGAGGAGTTCAAGGACGACGTGGGAGAGCAGCTCGGCAGGGAAGACGCCGAGACCCACTTCAACCTCGGCATCGCCTATATGGAGATGGAGCTCTACGAGAACGCCGTCAGGGAGTTCACCGTCGCCCTGCGCGACCGCTCCTGCGAGTTCGAGTGCTATACCAGGCTGGGCCACTGCTCAATGGCGCTGGGCAGGCCCGACGACGCCGTGCGCTACTTTCTCAAGTGTCTCAAGGTGGAGGGCATGGACAAGGAGGCCCGCAAGGCCGTCATGTACGAGCTCGCCATGGCCTACGAGGCATCGGGGCGGCGCAACGAGGCCCTGGAGATATTCTCCTCCGTCCACCAGAGCGACCCGGGGTATCGCAACGTGGCCGAGGACGTGAGACGTCTGGCCGATGAGATCGAGACCGGACCGCCGACGGCCGACGAGATGATAGAGGTGGAGCTTATCTGA